One Novipirellula artificiosorum DNA segment encodes these proteins:
- a CDS encoding PadR family transcriptional regulator, translated as MPPDDSGRKFQKELNSGAVSLVLLSVLQRNGEPMYGYEIAKYLESAAQGALPMNQAAIYPVLRSLEKQQLLRSRMVASESGPPRKYYQLTAAGRRAFDEWKSAWMKTTSFVNSLLETSDVESDANADAEVPRATGAVPETKERHRR; from the coding sequence ATGCCCCCGGACGATTCAGGCCGCAAGTTTCAAAAGGAACTCAATTCTGGAGCGGTGTCGCTCGTGTTGTTGAGCGTTTTGCAACGAAACGGTGAGCCGATGTACGGGTACGAGATCGCAAAATATCTTGAGTCAGCGGCACAAGGCGCGCTCCCTATGAACCAGGCGGCGATCTATCCTGTTCTGCGTTCGCTCGAGAAGCAACAGTTGCTTCGCAGTCGGATGGTCGCATCGGAATCGGGGCCTCCGCGAAAGTATTATCAACTTACTGCGGCCGGAAGACGCGCGTTCGACGAATGGAAGTCTGCTTGGATGAAGACGACATCATTTGTGAATTCCCTGTTGGAGACGAGCGATGTTGAAAGCGATGCCAACGCCGATGCTGAAGTACCTCGAGCAACTGGAGCAGTGCCTGAAACAAAAGAGCGGCATCGCCGCTGA
- a CDS encoding RNA polymerase sigma factor: protein MTVSPPETRASLILRLQDAADVVAWDEFAEIYAPVVYRSARRQGLQAADADNVVQEVLAAVAQSVTQWLQRDDRGPFRKWLFRIARNTAIDFLTRRKHRAWAEGGDAVARQLDEVEAAADMSSQFDLEYCREVFLRASEVVRRQVSETTWQAFYRTSVLQESVETVGDHLGLRAGAVYIARCRVMKRLQQTVVELTGDVK, encoded by the coding sequence ATGACCGTCAGCCCACCAGAGACCCGTGCCAGCTTGATTCTGCGGTTGCAGGATGCTGCGGACGTGGTGGCGTGGGATGAATTCGCAGAGATTTATGCTCCGGTCGTGTATCGCTCGGCTCGGCGGCAAGGCTTGCAGGCGGCTGATGCGGATAACGTTGTGCAGGAGGTTCTGGCGGCAGTGGCTCAGTCTGTGACGCAGTGGCTCCAGCGTGACGATCGGGGGCCGTTTCGCAAGTGGCTGTTCCGAATTGCCCGCAATACCGCCATTGATTTTCTCACGCGGCGAAAACATCGAGCGTGGGCCGAGGGTGGCGATGCTGTGGCGCGGCAACTGGATGAAGTCGAAGCGGCCGCCGATATGTCGAGTCAATTCGATCTGGAGTATTGCCGGGAAGTTTTCCTGCGGGCTTCCGAGGTCGTGCGGCGACAAGTGAGCGAAACGACCTGGCAGGCGTTCTACCGTACGAGTGTCCTGCAGGAATCGGTCGAAACGGTTGGGGATCACTTGGGGCTTCGAGCCGGCGCGGTGTATATCGCACGCTGTCGCGTGATGAAACGATTGCAGCAGACGGTCGTCGAGTTGACAGGGGATGTGAAATGA
- a CDS encoding alpha/beta hydrolase family protein, protein MKVFQWALLVLLLGSGCSREANQGKPGNAVGNVDGQSEQDTSFADVRRAFKTRLVLQEKTNEAVPIPPPQLFDVVHFDSAVGKLAAYLSRPREGGAKQPAIIWVFGGFDNSIGETAWEESTPEDDQSASAFREAGIVTMYPSFRGGNENPGFRECCYGEVNDVIAAAEYLSKQDFVDPNRIYLGGHSTGGTLVILAAAASDRFRAVFSFGAIDEIIGYSSEPIPFDYKDKQELKMRSPIHWLSSIKNPTFVFEGASSGSNLYALYQLKRASKNPLVQFHPVKGKDHFSVLAPVTKLIAEKIALDTGPQCSVEFSGGEIAKHAKE, encoded by the coding sequence ATGAAGGTCTTTCAATGGGCGCTATTGGTTTTATTGCTCGGTAGCGGATGCAGTCGCGAGGCGAATCAGGGAAAACCTGGGAATGCCGTCGGAAACGTTGATGGGCAATCGGAGCAGGATACATCGTTTGCGGATGTCCGCAGGGCGTTCAAGACTCGCCTTGTGCTCCAGGAGAAAACGAATGAAGCGGTGCCAATACCGCCTCCGCAATTATTCGATGTTGTGCATTTTGATTCAGCCGTGGGAAAACTCGCCGCATATCTTAGCCGGCCGCGGGAGGGCGGTGCCAAACAGCCTGCGATCATTTGGGTATTCGGTGGCTTCGACAACAGCATCGGAGAGACCGCGTGGGAGGAGTCCACGCCTGAGGACGATCAATCGGCCAGCGCCTTTCGAGAGGCGGGCATCGTGACGATGTATCCCTCGTTTCGAGGAGGCAACGAGAATCCCGGTTTTAGAGAGTGTTGTTATGGGGAGGTCAACGACGTAATCGCCGCCGCGGAATATCTTTCAAAGCAAGACTTTGTCGATCCCAACCGAATCTACTTGGGCGGGCATAGCACGGGCGGGACACTGGTCATTCTGGCCGCGGCCGCCAGTGATCGATTTCGCGCCGTGTTTTCCTTTGGGGCGATCGACGAAATCATTGGCTACTCAAGCGAACCGATCCCCTTCGATTACAAAGATAAACAGGAATTGAAAATGCGATCTCCCATACATTGGTTGAGCTCGATCAAAAATCCGACGTTTGTATTCGAAGGCGCATCCTCGGGCAGTAATCTCTACGCACTTTATCAATTGAAGCGTGCGTCCAAAAATCCGTTGGTTCAGTTTCATCCCGTCAAAGGGAAGGATCACTTCAGCGTGCTGGCTCCCGTGACCAAGTTGATTGCCGAGAAAATCGCTCTCGACACCGGCCCCCAATGCTCAGTCGAGTTCTCCGGCGGCGAGATTGCAAAGCATGCTAAAGAGTAG
- a CDS encoding type 1 periplasmic-binding domain-containing protein produces the protein MPSIPSQMISWFRILPAIIIAIGGLQGLWVLRHALPNQLNGASTALIVFYACNVAAAWLLWKKPHVGLRLTLVLQLFQVLRIQGPTLSYSLANFAGFWLLQSESGAESAFRPVSCFLFSQTTGFGSSIPIGPTYYGVNLFAIALSIGVWAMIQLQPKFITATPLSGITECQESTKPFGVKLCQRNSCF, from the coding sequence ATGCCCAGCATTCCATCACAGATGATCAGTTGGTTTCGCATCCTGCCTGCCATTATCATAGCAATCGGCGGCTTGCAGGGCCTGTGGGTGCTTCGGCATGCGTTGCCCAATCAACTGAACGGAGCATCGACTGCGTTGATTGTCTTTTATGCCTGCAATGTCGCTGCCGCATGGCTGCTGTGGAAGAAGCCACACGTCGGACTGAGACTCACTCTCGTTTTGCAGCTGTTTCAGGTACTGCGAATTCAGGGACCAACGCTGAGTTACTCATTGGCAAATTTTGCCGGGTTCTGGCTGCTGCAATCCGAGAGCGGCGCTGAGTCTGCCTTCCGGCCTGTCAGTTGTTTTCTTTTTTCCCAAACCACGGGCTTTGGATCTTCGATTCCCATTGGGCCGACTTATTACGGTGTCAATTTGTTTGCGATCGCCCTCTCAATTGGCGTTTGGGCAATGATTCAGCTTCAGCCCAAATTCATCACCGCTACCCCACTGAGCGGAATAACAGAGTGTCAGGAATCGACAAAACCATTTGGAGTGAAGTTATGCCAACGAAATTCGTGTTTTTGA
- a CDS encoding MmcQ/YjbR family DNA-binding protein, which yields MPTNNFPFDLVRKLAMTLPNVVEGTVHGAPSWKLNGKLLACQAVHKSAEPNSLLVKMSPADRKQLLSAEPDTYYVTEHYANASVILVRLDQINSKALKSLLKTSWLFLSEE from the coding sequence ATGCCGACAAACAATTTCCCATTCGATCTGGTGCGCAAGCTAGCCATGACGCTGCCAAACGTTGTGGAAGGTACCGTTCATGGCGCCCCTTCTTGGAAACTGAATGGAAAATTGCTGGCCTGCCAAGCCGTTCACAAATCGGCCGAGCCGAATTCTCTTTTGGTAAAGATGTCGCCGGCTGACCGCAAGCAACTACTATCTGCTGAGCCAGACACATATTACGTGACGGAACACTATGCCAATGCTTCGGTAATCCTCGTGCGACTAGATCAGATAAACTCGAAAGCTCTGAAGTCGCTGCTGAAGACGTCGTGGCTTTTTTTGAGTGAAGAATGA
- a CDS encoding DUF998 domain-containing protein: MGLLSSSVLSADDAINRIAGAWNKHYATFAQSDQYHYRCALTQRRKKAELTWNQVQLPESTQFVVEEFHLGPATRMDLASGGDFAAIEESGWIQIFDGRAGYVIQDVARKDVTIYSANRDVDEVLRATEPTTDPLADVLGLATSRAGSSFGLGIGQPSGDFDVSKALVNGRFRIVSADDQEVELTDADGERFTLSVPHRYALVRREWIWDSETATRGSLVNRQWRQFPDGTWYPEISEFSCFESTEDGSADDLFTIQYRFEALPATVPSDFQIQADRAGMDISYYGRAGDFRWRRLKAGESFNLTQLAHDKLSIRWDVWDQPPVSVFEKANLAPLAILAVFLVVRWLFRRSVNAGGSWLATMVWLSLLQVAIFVVLAHGSMWLYRGSTIHDRTLASYSWTHNSLSDLGREYRYDDGDNYPANIVFLWALTFAGTGTILYACSVPYLFQRRASTKLAILASLCGIVAGWSYIRIGWAPIDVDYNEHTFYVHVGFAAFGFMSLLYAAALLLEADYASHYGWSLLAFCSLLGVYLALWQFDGIGPLPDNLLRQATAQKMVVYSQVVCLAFQAAGGLHWLKRRKVTDSSVEILRGR; the protein is encoded by the coding sequence ATGGGGCTATTATCCTCATCGGTTCTTTCTGCTGACGATGCGATCAATCGAATTGCAGGTGCCTGGAACAAGCATTACGCCACCTTCGCCCAGAGCGACCAATACCACTACCGGTGCGCACTGACTCAACGACGAAAGAAAGCTGAACTGACCTGGAATCAAGTTCAACTTCCTGAGTCGACCCAGTTTGTCGTGGAAGAGTTTCACCTGGGACCGGCGACACGAATGGACTTGGCTTCTGGCGGCGACTTCGCTGCCATCGAAGAATCGGGATGGATTCAGATTTTTGATGGACGAGCGGGATACGTGATCCAGGACGTTGCCAGAAAGGATGTCACCATCTATTCAGCAAACCGAGACGTCGACGAAGTACTCCGGGCCACGGAACCGACGACCGATCCGCTCGCCGATGTACTGGGTCTGGCAACGTCGCGTGCCGGATCGTCATTTGGTTTGGGTATCGGCCAGCCGAGCGGCGACTTTGATGTTTCCAAGGCCCTGGTCAACGGACGTTTTCGGATCGTGTCCGCAGATGACCAGGAAGTCGAATTGACGGATGCAGATGGCGAGCGGTTCACGCTGAGCGTGCCGCATCGCTACGCACTCGTTCGCCGCGAATGGATTTGGGATTCCGAAACCGCGACCCGGGGTTCGCTCGTGAACCGCCAGTGGCGACAGTTTCCTGACGGAACTTGGTATCCAGAGATTTCAGAGTTCAGCTGTTTCGAGTCGACGGAGGACGGTTCCGCGGATGACTTGTTCACAATCCAATATCGCTTCGAAGCGTTGCCGGCCACGGTCCCGTCCGATTTCCAAATCCAAGCCGACCGCGCCGGCATGGACATTTCTTACTATGGACGCGCGGGCGACTTCCGATGGCGACGGTTGAAGGCGGGCGAGTCGTTTAACCTGACGCAATTAGCTCACGACAAACTTTCGATTCGCTGGGATGTATGGGACCAACCGCCTGTTTCGGTTTTTGAGAAAGCGAATCTTGCACCACTCGCGATCTTAGCGGTCTTCCTTGTTGTTCGATGGCTGTTTAGGCGGTCGGTAAACGCTGGCGGATCTTGGCTAGCGACCATGGTTTGGCTGTCGCTGTTGCAGGTTGCCATCTTTGTTGTCCTGGCACATGGCTCGATGTGGCTTTACCGAGGCAGCACGATCCACGACCGGACACTAGCCTCCTATTCGTGGACACACAACTCGCTGAGCGATCTTGGACGGGAGTATCGATACGACGATGGCGACAACTATCCCGCGAACATCGTTTTCCTTTGGGCACTCACCTTCGCGGGCACAGGAACGATTCTTTATGCCTGCTCGGTGCCGTATCTCTTTCAACGCCGGGCGTCGACAAAACTAGCGATACTGGCATCGCTCTGTGGCATTGTTGCCGGCTGGAGCTACATCCGAATCGGCTGGGCGCCGATCGATGTCGACTACAACGAACACACTTTTTACGTGCATGTCGGCTTCGCTGCGTTTGGGTTCATGAGTTTGCTGTACGCCGCCGCCCTGTTGCTTGAAGCTGACTATGCCAGCCACTACGGCTGGAGCCTGCTGGCATTTTGCTCGTTGCTGGGAGTCTATCTTGCGTTGTGGCAGTTCGATGGCATTGGCCCGCTACCTGACAATCTGTTGCGACAGGCGACCGCGCAAAAGATGGTCGTTTATTCCCAGGTCGTCTGCTTGGCGTTTCAAGCAGCAGGAGGGCTTCACTGGCTGAAACGACGCAAAGTCACGGATTCGAGCGTTGAAATTTTGCGTGGTCGATAG
- a CDS encoding transglutaminase-like domain-containing protein — MLKAMPTPMLKYLEQLEQCLKQKSGIAAEDALSDAREHLERDYRELLQCKPDCSDDDAYRHFASTYGEPDSVAQQYEDLSKPLLLKLPGYAPGWRICCTRCGRSAPAAKAGITRIGARSHRKYVVGWCRDCRWLRWLRIEHDLDRTNLTKELGVRKSPAELRSKKHRPWTFLAALLLSIFLLVFAANVGSRILIGLGFSDPPADGTFGEMPPGWKVDSHIVFSTERAKAIGEKFGGDIIGVTNTVIRDGTRKLQINEIQCRTANDATVIQNALAKLHSNPRDCVLRDTTVFEFVCRTPESGRFAAEARYRLPIQPEKVRYRVQFDAAPLAAVEPMAWNRFFNLFLTWEASENKAAIESQIDDLSKQFEFSNKLTLKRTGLGSTETQWSFAPQAISTTEAITEEAISYEFATMPTRAGVRYVHVLADVTCERLAVTKTDRIHDGSLLAANPFWPVDDLRIQKLAQQITAGASGEQAKVDAIMAWFANSQNIRFDGKTGSRFGTLAVLEQKFGHCWDYSDLFVSLCRASGIRSRQVVGWLYGSSGHAWAEVVIDNAWRQMDPTTGTLCGSDYIPLVISEDGTIPFVYVSAVKIEVLP, encoded by the coding sequence ATGTTGAAAGCGATGCCAACGCCGATGCTGAAGTACCTCGAGCAACTGGAGCAGTGCCTGAAACAAAAGAGCGGCATCGCCGCTGAAGATGCGTTGAGCGATGCGCGCGAGCACTTAGAGCGAGACTACCGCGAGCTTTTGCAGTGCAAGCCAGACTGTTCCGATGACGACGCATACCGACACTTTGCATCGACTTACGGAGAACCCGACTCTGTCGCTCAGCAATACGAGGACTTATCGAAGCCATTGTTGTTGAAGCTACCCGGATATGCGCCGGGCTGGCGGATTTGCTGCACGCGCTGCGGTCGCAGCGCGCCGGCAGCCAAAGCAGGGATCACACGCATCGGTGCCCGCTCGCATCGTAAATACGTCGTGGGGTGGTGCCGCGATTGCCGATGGTTGCGCTGGCTGCGGATCGAACACGATCTGGATCGCACCAACCTCACGAAGGAACTCGGCGTTCGCAAGTCGCCAGCGGAGTTGCGATCGAAGAAACATCGGCCCTGGACATTTCTTGCAGCGTTATTGCTATCGATTTTCTTGCTTGTCTTCGCGGCGAACGTCGGCTCGCGGATTCTTATCGGCCTTGGTTTTTCCGATCCGCCCGCCGATGGTACGTTCGGAGAAATGCCGCCGGGGTGGAAAGTCGATAGCCATATTGTATTCTCGACGGAGAGGGCAAAGGCGATTGGCGAGAAGTTTGGCGGAGATATCATTGGTGTGACCAACACGGTGATTCGCGATGGCACCAGAAAGCTACAGATCAATGAGATCCAATGCCGTACTGCGAACGATGCCACAGTGATCCAAAACGCGTTGGCCAAGCTGCATTCGAATCCGCGCGACTGTGTGCTCAGGGATACCACGGTGTTTGAGTTCGTGTGTCGAACGCCAGAATCCGGTCGTTTCGCCGCTGAAGCCCGATACCGACTGCCGATTCAACCCGAAAAGGTACGATACCGTGTGCAGTTCGACGCAGCACCCCTTGCCGCGGTCGAACCAATGGCTTGGAACAGGTTTTTCAATCTGTTCTTGACTTGGGAAGCCAGCGAGAACAAAGCGGCAATTGAATCACAAATCGACGACTTGTCGAAGCAATTCGAGTTCTCGAACAAACTAACGTTGAAGCGAACCGGCTTGGGATCAACAGAGACCCAATGGAGCTTTGCCCCCCAAGCAATTTCGACGACGGAAGCGATCACCGAGGAAGCGATTAGCTACGAATTCGCCACAATGCCCACGCGTGCGGGAGTACGTTACGTGCATGTCCTCGCCGACGTGACCTGCGAACGGCTTGCGGTCACGAAGACGGATCGAATTCATGATGGATCTCTGCTTGCGGCTAATCCATTTTGGCCCGTTGATGACCTGAGAATTCAGAAACTGGCCCAACAGATTACTGCCGGCGCATCGGGAGAGCAGGCAAAGGTCGACGCGATCATGGCGTGGTTTGCGAATTCACAAAATATTCGCTTTGATGGGAAGACAGGTTCGCGATTCGGAACTTTGGCGGTGCTGGAGCAAAAGTTTGGTCATTGTTGGGATTATTCGGATCTTTTTGTTTCGCTTTGCCGAGCCAGCGGGATTCGATCGCGCCAAGTCGTAGGTTGGTTGTATGGCAGCTCAGGGCACGCATGGGCCGAGGTTGTGATTGACAACGCATGGCGTCAGATGGACCCAACGACTGGCACACTTTGCGGCAGCGATTACATCCCGCTCGTCATCAGCGAGGATGGCACGATTCCATTCGTGTACGTTTCCGCGGTGAAGATTGAAGTCCTTCCATAA
- a CDS encoding ankyrin repeat domain-containing protein — MACAAEQEHIETIAKLIELGADVNFKADYTALQRACSGDQADAVALLLKYGADVNTARHNGHQAISS, encoded by the coding sequence CTGGCTTGTGCCGCAGAGCAGGAGCATATTGAAACCATCGCGAAGTTGATCGAGCTTGGCGCGGATGTCAACTTCAAAGCCGACTATACCGCGTTGCAACGAGCCTGTAGCGGTGACCAAGCTGACGCAGTCGCTTTGCTGTTAAAATATGGTGCCGACGTCAACACGGCTCGACACAACGGACACCAGGCAATTTCAAGCTGA
- a CDS encoding GNAT family N-acetyltransferase, whose protein sequence is MKIRIRSETSADLQAIEAVTAAAFRDALHTSHTEHFIVNALREAGKLTVSMVAQEIAEIVGHVAVSPVTISDGSDDWFGLGPVSVSPERQRQGIGSRLMEQALAELRKQGASGCVVLGYPQFYSRFGFKVDPDLVLPDMPPEYFLAVSFGTKSAAGTVSYHEAFNAVK, encoded by the coding sequence ATGAAGATCAGGATTCGGAGCGAAACATCTGCCGATCTCCAGGCGATTGAGGCTGTGACTGCGGCTGCCTTCCGCGATGCTCTGCACACCAGCCACACGGAACACTTCATCGTAAACGCATTGCGCGAAGCAGGAAAACTAACCGTATCGATGGTGGCGCAAGAGATCGCCGAAATCGTCGGGCATGTGGCCGTTTCTCCGGTTACGATTTCTGACGGCAGCGATGATTGGTTTGGCCTCGGCCCCGTCTCGGTTTCGCCGGAACGACAGCGTCAGGGGATTGGCTCGCGACTAATGGAGCAGGCGCTGGCCGAGTTGCGCAAACAGGGTGCCAGTGGCTGCGTTGTCCTGGGATATCCACAGTTCTACAGCCGTTTCGGTTTCAAGGTGGATCCGGATCTTGTTCTGCCCGACATGCCACCGGAGTACTTCCTTGCGGTTTCATTTGGAACCAAATCTGCTGCGGGTACTGTGTCCTACCACGAGGCGTTCAACGCCGTGAAGTGA
- a CDS encoding alpha/beta hydrolase family protein produces the protein MHYKSNHILKLPFTVPFLLFLLASGLAAGAEEDTQESRFQEHIVEFHNGDVRLAGSLLVPEGVSSCPAVVFVHGAGRNTRKQHQELGKYFASNGIAALIYDKRGTGESGGVYESHEPYKNLVDDALAAVDLLKQRPEIAQSQIGIWGLSQGAYISAAAASRTQDIKFVITAGASVADGSFFYYCDNLFRKHGLSDTLRDLAAKGHFVTRDLNETMQGGLSLSSFVPRSYPPPDQYLHPAWSHVTQPVLAMWGELDQIIPVGESVAGMRNSLAHANNDRWTMIILPNANHDLGLSETGELQSKWRGYAPGALKTMTDWARATLNDPSQIDAKKQVGVAPEAGILSRYASYEGLRWYGNATVQIALWVLFFTVFLINTIIILYRRLSRRSKPTLPGLGWPDRLKRMLSLLNFLIMIALTITILLVIDQIRPSCPTVLRFLPILGTVSTFATIAVVIGFATTRRDFDWTTTSKFWWSLDLLCLMLFVPYMLYWNLIGFHF, from the coding sequence ATGCATTACAAGTCCAATCACATTCTTAAGTTGCCTTTCACGGTACCATTCTTGTTGTTTCTGCTCGCGAGTGGATTGGCAGCAGGTGCTGAAGAAGATACTCAGGAATCCCGTTTCCAGGAGCACATCGTCGAGTTCCACAATGGAGACGTCAGGCTTGCTGGAAGTTTACTCGTGCCCGAGGGCGTCTCTTCTTGCCCGGCCGTTGTCTTTGTTCACGGCGCAGGCCGCAATACGCGGAAGCAGCACCAAGAGCTTGGTAAATATTTTGCATCCAACGGCATCGCAGCACTGATTTACGACAAACGCGGCACCGGTGAATCCGGCGGCGTCTACGAGAGTCATGAGCCCTACAAGAACCTGGTGGATGACGCCCTTGCCGCCGTTGACTTGCTCAAGCAACGTCCCGAGATAGCACAATCCCAGATCGGGATTTGGGGCCTCAGTCAAGGTGCCTACATCAGCGCTGCTGCAGCATCGAGGACGCAAGACATCAAATTCGTCATCACCGCAGGGGCATCCGTTGCCGACGGCAGCTTCTTCTACTACTGCGACAATCTGTTTCGCAAACATGGGCTGTCGGACACATTGCGTGATCTTGCCGCAAAAGGGCATTTTGTGACCAGGGATTTGAACGAAACCATGCAAGGTGGACTAAGTCTCTCGTCGTTTGTACCGCGATCCTATCCGCCGCCCGATCAATACCTCCATCCCGCATGGAGCCACGTCACACAGCCGGTTTTGGCAATGTGGGGCGAACTAGATCAAATCATTCCGGTAGGTGAAAGCGTTGCCGGCATGAGGAATTCTTTGGCTCATGCGAACAATGACCGATGGACCATGATCATCCTGCCGAATGCGAATCACGATCTAGGACTCTCCGAAACTGGCGAGCTGCAAAGTAAGTGGCGTGGCTATGCACCCGGAGCATTGAAAACCATGACGGACTGGGCTCGCGCCACGCTCAATGACCCATCGCAGATCGACGCAAAGAAGCAGGTAGGCGTCGCCCCTGAAGCAGGAATTCTTTCCAGGTATGCAAGCTATGAAGGCCTTCGCTGGTACGGTAACGCGACGGTTCAGATTGCGCTTTGGGTTCTCTTCTTTACCGTTTTTCTGATCAACACGATCATCATTTTGTACCGCCGCTTGAGTCGACGATCAAAACCAACGTTACCAGGATTAGGATGGCCAGACCGACTTAAGCGGATGCTCTCCTTGCTGAACTTCCTGATCATGATCGCGCTCACCATTACGATATTGTTGGTGATTGACCAAATACGCCCGAGTTGCCCGACCGTCCTGAGGTTTCTTCCAATCCTGGGAACCGTGTCGACGTTTGCGACCATCGCCGTTGTGATCGGGTTTGCCACGACTCGTCGTGATTTCGACTGGACCACAACAAGCAAGTTCTGGTGGTCGCTCGACTTGCTTTGCCTGATGCTGTTCGTTCCTTACATGCTGTATTGGAACCTAATCGGCTTTCACTTTTGA
- a CDS encoding phosrestin gives MNSRNLENSSKANPTTREDHAVREEDGNLVDFTAIPWKSSEVGVRVKQVVRGNHQIRLIEFSEDFVEADWCRKGHIAYVVHGTIEIDFGTRVVTVNAGDGVFIPPGESLKHKARVPNGTATLFIVDKEE, from the coding sequence ATGAATTCCAGGAACCTCGAAAACTCGTCTAAGGCAAATCCAACGACAAGAGAAGATCATGCAGTAAGAGAGGAGGATGGCAATCTTGTCGACTTTACCGCGATACCGTGGAAATCTTCGGAAGTCGGTGTGAGGGTAAAACAGGTAGTTCGCGGCAATCACCAAATTCGACTCATTGAATTCTCGGAGGACTTTGTTGAGGCGGACTGGTGCCGAAAAGGCCATATCGCATACGTCGTTCACGGTACAATTGAGATCGACTTCGGTACGCGAGTTGTCACGGTAAATGCCGGCGATGGCGTTTTCATTCCACCTGGGGAGTCCTTAAAACACAAAGCCCGCGTCCCCAATGGTACTGCCACTTTGTTTATCGTCGATAAAGAGGAATAG